One segment of Tautonia rosea DNA contains the following:
- a CDS encoding ribosome-binding factor A — MPPRKKPSPGSRRGGRRPSDGLVDPRDVFTPGSSSGRSGPRNSRKAMQLCSQVQRTVEQVILGDLDDEVLRNLCVLAVEPAPDESRLLVTVGPFASNVEINPIQVMEHLGLASAHIRSEVAAAITRRKVPTLVYQVARPGSMDAPPPGEAPASSP; from the coding sequence ATGCCCCCGCGCAAGAAACCATCACCAGGAAGCCGTCGAGGCGGCCGGCGTCCGTCGGATGGCCTGGTCGATCCGAGAGACGTCTTCACCCCGGGCTCCTCCTCCGGTCGATCAGGACCGCGCAACAGCCGAAAGGCGATGCAGCTCTGCTCACAGGTTCAGCGAACCGTCGAGCAGGTCATTCTCGGCGATCTCGATGACGAGGTGCTCCGCAACCTCTGCGTCCTGGCCGTCGAGCCCGCCCCCGACGAATCACGGTTGCTCGTCACGGTCGGTCCGTTCGCCTCGAACGTCGAGATCAACCCGATCCAGGTAATGGAGCACCTTGGCCTCGCCTCGGCTCACATCCGATCCGAGGTCGCCGCCGCCATCACCCGACGCAAGGTGCCGACCCTCGTCTATCAGGTCGCCCGGCCCGGCTCGATGGATGCTCCGCCCCCCGGTGAGGCACCCGCCTCGTCACCGTGA